In Gopherus flavomarginatus isolate rGopFla2 chromosome 1, rGopFla2.mat.asm, whole genome shotgun sequence, a single genomic region encodes these proteins:
- the LOC127056019 gene encoding olfactory receptor 52E4-like produces MSESNKTDFTDPSTFILLGIPGLEAAHIWISIPFCAMYAIAVLGNFTILFIVKTEQSLHVPMFYFLCMLAVIDLVMSAFTLPKMLSIFWFNSREISFSACFTQMYFIHSLSGMESGILVAMAFDRYMAICHPLRHSTILSNSVVAKIGLAVVMRSGILALPYPFLVRRWPYCRTNVIPHFYCQHIAVVKLACADIRVSSYYGLFDLLFVIGMDGCFIAVSYIQILRAIFRLPTKDAWLKTFGTCISHLCAISALYFTDVFSSLMFRFGHNVPLHFLVLISGVYHIVPPVLHPIIYGLRTEQIWGRLLQLFTH; encoded by the coding sequence ATGTCAGAATCTAACAAAACCGACTTCACcgacccctccaccttcatcctactTGGCATTCCTGGCCTAGAGGCAGCGCATATCTGGATCTCCATTCCCTTCTGTGCTATGTACGCCATAGCTGtgttggggaacttcaccatcctgttcattgtgaagacAGAGCAGAGCCTCCATGTGCCCAtgttctatttcctctgcatgctggctgtcatCGACCTGGTCATGTCCGCATTCACCCTAccaaaaatgctgagcatcttctggttcaattccagggagatcagTTTCAGTGCCTGCTTCACCCAGATGTATTTTATTCACTCCCTCTCAGGGATGGAATCTGGAATCCTCGTGGcaatggcttttgatcgctacaTGGCCATCTGCCATCCTCTGAGACATTCCACGATCCTGTCAAACTCTGTTGTGGCCAAGATAGGCCTGGCCGTGGTGATGCGCAGTGGCATACTCGCATTGCCCTATCCCTTCCTGGTCAGGaggtggccatattgcagaaccaatgTCATCCCACACTTCTATTGTCAGCATATAGCTGTGGTGAAACTGGCCTGCGCTGACATCCGCGTTAGCAGTTACTATGGCCTGTTTGATCTTCTCTTTGTGATCGGAATGGATGGATGTTTTATCGCTGTGTCCTATATTCAGATCCTCCGGGCCATCTTccgcctccccacaaaggatgcctGGCTCAAAACTTTTGGGACCTGCATCTCTCATCTTTGTGCCATCTCAGCTTTGTACTTCACAGATGTATTCTCCTCTCTCATGTTCCGATTTGGCCACAATGTGCCACTACATTTCCTCGTTCTCATTAGTGGTGTGTACCACATTGTGCCTCCTGTGCTACACCCCATCATTTACGGTCTGAGGACCGAACAGATCTGGggcaggctgctccagctctttactCATTAA